One window from the genome of Haloprofundus halobius encodes:
- a CDS encoding DUF7546 family protein, which produces MRYRTSTLVGPARRLPVELRWLLALVAFETAALVGYFGFTDATVTSPRYVLYPFVWINVGVVAVLRTTPPDATRRARVVAATLSTLYFLLLAALAGLVSLELGAHTHAHVHGLQVTMAAPGWGPRVGYAGSLVTVNFVPYRVLGYLALSYLVYVTLLDAAVAVLSGVLGVVTCVGCSLPIAGSLAAGAVGGTGVVALATLSVDISTIVFVGAVALLTVRPRFRGPAKLRP; this is translated from the coding sequence ATGAGATACCGGACATCCACGCTCGTCGGCCCCGCTCGCCGCCTTCCGGTCGAACTGCGCTGGTTGCTCGCACTCGTCGCGTTCGAGACGGCGGCGCTCGTCGGCTACTTCGGGTTCACGGACGCGACGGTGACGAGCCCCCGGTACGTGCTCTACCCGTTCGTCTGGATAAACGTCGGCGTCGTCGCCGTGCTCCGGACGACGCCGCCCGACGCGACCCGCCGAGCGCGGGTCGTCGCCGCGACGCTCTCGACGCTGTACTTTCTGCTACTGGCCGCACTCGCCGGGTTGGTGAGTCTCGAACTCGGCGCGCACACGCACGCTCACGTCCACGGCTTGCAGGTCACGATGGCCGCACCCGGGTGGGGGCCGCGCGTCGGGTACGCGGGGTCGCTCGTCACGGTCAACTTCGTCCCGTACCGCGTTCTCGGCTACCTCGCGTTGTCGTATCTCGTCTACGTGACGCTCCTCGACGCCGCCGTGGCGGTGCTGTCGGGCGTCCTCGGCGTCGTCACCTGCGTCGGCTGCAGCCTCCCCATCGCTGGCTCGCTCGCCGCGGGAGCCGTCGGCGGGACCGGCGTCGTCGCGCTCGCGACGCTCTCGGTCGACATCTCGACGATCGTCTTCGTCGGGGCGGTAGCGCTTCTGACAGTTCGGCCGCGGTTCCGAGGTCCGGCGAAGCTTCGGCCGTGA
- a CDS encoding DUF7344 domain-containing protein — MTSSSETAASDITLSVPAGQPPEQLFRTLANRRRRAILKLLLDRPTPLAETRLCRLLVAHGRDSSPSEVSDARLRSMRLSVHHTHLPALQAAKLVEWERSVGRVDTAAHPVYDDPAFRWLVGDETPFDPTEIDANLALLASPHRRLLVEILCERERSTVDELVDALAAEEMSEPSDDVASRVAVGLRHAHLPRLVDTGVVERDDGVVVYLGNRFLDAWTCHASE, encoded by the coding sequence ATGACCAGTTCGTCCGAGACCGCCGCCTCGGATATTACGCTCTCGGTACCGGCGGGGCAACCGCCGGAACAGTTGTTTCGCACGCTCGCCAACCGACGCCGTCGGGCCATCCTCAAACTGCTCCTCGACCGCCCGACGCCACTCGCCGAAACGAGGCTCTGTCGACTCCTCGTCGCTCACGGACGTGACAGCTCTCCGAGCGAGGTCTCAGACGCACGTCTGCGGTCGATGCGACTTTCGGTGCATCACACCCATCTTCCGGCGTTGCAGGCTGCGAAGCTCGTCGAGTGGGAGCGCTCGGTGGGGCGCGTCGACACCGCCGCGCATCCGGTGTACGACGACCCGGCGTTTCGGTGGCTCGTCGGCGACGAGACACCGTTCGACCCGACCGAGATCGACGCCAATCTCGCGCTGCTCGCCAGTCCGCACCGTCGCCTGCTCGTCGAGATCCTGTGCGAGCGGGAACGGTCGACGGTGGATGAACTGGTCGACGCGCTCGCCGCCGAGGAGATGTCGGAACCGTCCGACGACGTAGCCTCCCGGGTGGCCGTCGGTCTGCGGCACGCCCATCTCCCACGCCTCGTCGACACCGGCGTGGTGGAGCGCGACGACGGGGTGGTCGTCTATCTCGGCAATCGCTTTCTCGACGCGTGGACGTGCCACGCCAGCGAATAG
- a CDS encoding DUF7410 domain-containing protein, with translation MSEPLVPETFVPPGEKPVAVCPYCERPFKTERRCTLHVGEVHPDSDGAHVSATSRDDPILRERYEAASEAEAEELFLFHLKVFVALGAVYAAFIVLAIVAFSLAG, from the coding sequence ATGTCCGAACCACTCGTCCCCGAGACGTTCGTCCCACCGGGAGAGAAACCGGTAGCGGTCTGTCCGTACTGCGAGCGACCGTTCAAAACCGAGCGCCGCTGTACGCTCCACGTCGGCGAAGTTCATCCGGACAGCGACGGAGCACACGTCAGCGCGACGAGTCGGGACGACCCGATACTGCGAGAGAGGTACGAAGCCGCCTCGGAGGCCGAAGCCGAGGAGCTGTTTCTCTTCCACCTGAAGGTGTTCGTCGCGCTCGGGGCCGTCTACGCGGCGTTCATCGTCCTCGCCATCGTCGCGTTCAGCCTCGCGGGGTAG
- a CDS encoding helix-turn-helix domain-containing protein, with product MSSGNPSRDIYAETLEIFDRPTHRDEPLTTTEITAELDCSRRAVHKRLKKLVARGELRTKKVGSRGRIWWRSVAVSDGRLFRAVFEEALDAVVLADDDATYVDANPAACDLFGLSRSELLGRTVREFVPVDYDFDRAWRSFQASNTDRGIFPLVRDDGERRLVEFAATPDIVPGRHLSILRDVTDREDYERELSEQRDELRRLDRLNTVIRGVDRAISRAGSRAAVEESVCRQLVATDQYQCAGVGEYVPALSHFEPKAVAGDDRGALEAFVERGTETEFEGTLATDAIETRETQVLGEMAHGPSSVWREILAERGFRSLAVVPLVHRDSVYGILAVVSDQASVFDGDERTLLDELGRTVGHAVNALERERALVDEELLEVTLRSRTLAEPFDGIEDLGPITLDQTIQLDAEVVEYYTVERTTAETLDACCDRLAGSIECDVRILNQSDDVGWVELRTQSPTLATLAASFGGWVETVTVDDGEAVVVVEVSKETNVRRLISALREVAPDIQFLGQERVHRRDDRRRAMRTTYEEALTERQRKTLELAFYAGYFEWPRNTTGEQLADRFSVHPSTLHKHLRRAEAKLLAAFFEGTSTVRET from the coding sequence ATGTCGTCGGGAAATCCCTCACGGGATATCTACGCAGAGACGCTCGAAATATTCGACCGGCCGACGCACCGGGACGAACCGCTCACGACGACGGAAATCACGGCCGAACTCGACTGTTCGCGGCGCGCTGTCCACAAACGCCTGAAGAAACTCGTCGCTCGTGGGGAGCTACGAACGAAGAAAGTCGGCTCGCGCGGACGCATCTGGTGGCGTTCGGTCGCGGTCTCCGACGGCCGACTGTTCCGAGCCGTCTTCGAGGAGGCTCTCGACGCGGTGGTGCTCGCCGACGACGACGCGACGTACGTCGACGCCAACCCCGCCGCGTGCGACCTGTTCGGTCTCTCGCGGTCGGAGCTACTCGGGCGAACGGTCCGGGAGTTCGTCCCCGTCGACTACGACTTCGACCGCGCGTGGCGCTCGTTTCAGGCCTCGAACACCGATCGCGGCATCTTTCCGCTGGTCCGCGACGACGGCGAACGGCGCCTCGTCGAGTTCGCGGCGACGCCCGACATCGTCCCCGGCCGTCACCTCTCGATACTCCGTGACGTGACCGACCGCGAGGATTACGAGCGCGAACTGAGCGAACAGCGCGACGAGCTCCGTCGACTCGATCGGCTCAACACGGTCATCCGAGGCGTCGACCGAGCGATTTCGCGGGCCGGAAGCCGTGCTGCGGTCGAGGAATCCGTCTGTCGGCAACTCGTCGCCACCGACCAGTACCAGTGCGCGGGCGTCGGCGAGTACGTCCCCGCGCTGAGCCACTTCGAACCGAAAGCGGTCGCCGGCGACGACAGGGGTGCGCTGGAGGCCTTCGTCGAACGCGGAACCGAGACGGAGTTCGAGGGAACGTTGGCGACGGACGCCATCGAGACACGAGAGACGCAGGTACTCGGCGAGATGGCGCACGGTCCGTCGTCGGTCTGGAGAGAGATACTCGCCGAACGAGGGTTCCGCTCGCTGGCGGTGGTTCCGCTCGTCCATCGAGACTCCGTTTACGGCATTCTCGCGGTCGTTTCGGACCAGGCGAGCGTTTTCGACGGCGACGAACGAACGCTTCTCGACGAACTCGGGCGGACGGTCGGTCACGCCGTCAACGCGTTGGAGCGCGAACGGGCGCTCGTCGACGAGGAACTACTGGAGGTGACACTACGCTCGCGGACGCTCGCGGAGCCGTTCGACGGCATCGAGGACCTCGGACCGATCACTCTCGACCAGACGATTCAGCTCGACGCGGAGGTCGTCGAGTACTACACCGTCGAGAGAACGACCGCCGAAACGCTCGACGCCTGCTGTGACCGACTCGCGGGGAGTATCGAGTGTGACGTCCGCATCCTGAATCAGAGCGACGACGTCGGCTGGGTCGAACTCCGGACGCAATCGCCGACTCTCGCGACGCTGGCGGCGAGTTTCGGCGGCTGGGTCGAGACCGTCACCGTCGACGACGGGGAGGCCGTCGTCGTCGTCGAGGTGTCGAAGGAGACGAACGTGCGGCGACTCATCTCGGCGCTCCGAGAGGTGGCCCCGGATATCCAGTTCCTCGGTCAGGAACGAGTCCACCGACGCGACGACAGGCGACGGGCGATGCGGACGACGTACGAGGAGGCGCTCACGGAACGACAGCGAAAGACGCTCGAACTCGCCTTCTACGCGGGCTACTTCGAGTGGCCGCGCAACACCACCGGCGAACAGCTCGCCGACCGGTTCTCGGTCCACCCTTCGACGCTCCACAAACATCTCCGACGCGCCGAAGCCAAGCTGCTCGCCGCGTTCTTCGAGGGAACCTCGACGGTTCGCGAGACGTGA
- a CDS encoding cbb3-type cytochrome c oxidase subunit I, whose product MSERRASTPTDEDEGAIDGKTADKRLTDGGRADGGTAHRDRSLVGDEYEPEEHHSEEHAFPSTGEIRRWLITTNHKDVGILYVVTSLFFLLLGGTLALLLRVQLWAPRAVGETILDPVAYNQAVSAHGLLMVFWFLSPFAFGFANYVVPLQIGAKDLAFPRLNALSYWLYLASGLLFAVSFFQGGTFAGGWTMYAPLNVPTFMPDVGASAAVLALVLFVTSVTVSSVNFITTIHRMRAEGLTLRRLPLFTWTILLTVWMMLFAFAALLAALLILSSDRLLGTTYFALETPGGSLLWTHLFWFFGHPEVYIVFFPALGVMAETFQTFTGRRIVGRKWFIAAMILVALQSFVVWMHHMFLTSINLQIKTLFMVTTIGISLPFDLMVFALIYTMIKGRIRFTTPFLFNFGALLLFIIGGITGVFLGAVVLDYEFRGTYWVVAHFHYVMVGGITALVGGLYYWFPKMTGRMYDEFLGKLHFGLYFVGFNLLYFPMFVAWQTPRRVFDYAPGLAPWHKLATIGGFVLAASFVVMFYNLTKSAFAGDSAEDNPWAYSTTAEWTVPSPPPLENFPGVPTYRDGALSFRRDAPELAAETDGGGTAAAVDAAVEDGGTAVGSPATSTPPAASYSEHGAHDGHASHASIWPLALSAGMFVLFFGLSGLRGGSFGDGTMATVYLSAAAVGGAATFGSLLFWALEPFDAPAGGFGEAWPFAGIENGKVGMWVFLASDVVLFGGVVGAYVFTRVAFGWTGWEPVPTDPIPGLLNTYILLTSSFTVVLALVAAEKRSRGGVVACLVATFLLGVGFLVNKGIEWQHLFHEGLWLSTNVRSSTFFLTTGLHAAHVVVGLLITLFLVARAWRGAYLDDSRTVEYFGLYWHFVDIVWLFLFPLFYIL is encoded by the coding sequence ATGAGCGAGCGACGAGCTTCGACACCAACAGACGAAGACGAGGGCGCGATCGACGGCAAAACCGCCGATAAGCGACTGACTGACGGCGGCCGCGCCGACGGCGGCACGGCACACCGGGACCGCTCTCTCGTGGGCGACGAGTACGAACCCGAAGAACACCACTCCGAAGAACACGCGTTTCCGTCCACCGGCGAGATACGGCGGTGGCTGATCACGACCAACCACAAAGACGTCGGCATCCTCTACGTCGTGACTTCGCTCTTTTTCCTGCTTCTCGGCGGGACGCTCGCGCTACTCCTGCGCGTGCAGTTGTGGGCACCGCGCGCCGTCGGTGAGACGATTCTCGACCCCGTCGCGTACAATCAGGCGGTGTCGGCGCACGGTCTGTTGATGGTGTTCTGGTTCCTATCGCCGTTCGCGTTCGGCTTCGCCAACTACGTCGTCCCGCTACAGATCGGTGCGAAAGACCTCGCGTTTCCGCGACTCAACGCGCTCAGCTACTGGCTCTACCTCGCGTCGGGGCTCCTCTTCGCCGTCTCGTTCTTCCAGGGTGGAACGTTCGCGGGCGGGTGGACGATGTACGCCCCCCTGAACGTGCCGACGTTCATGCCGGACGTGGGAGCGAGTGCGGCCGTCCTCGCGCTGGTGCTGTTCGTCACCTCGGTCACCGTCTCCTCCGTCAACTTCATCACGACGATACATCGGATGCGCGCAGAGGGGTTGACGCTCCGTCGCCTGCCGCTGTTTACGTGGACCATCCTCCTGACGGTGTGGATGATGCTGTTCGCCTTCGCCGCCCTGCTCGCGGCGCTGCTCATCCTCTCGTCTGACCGCCTGCTCGGCACGACCTACTTCGCGCTGGAGACGCCGGGCGGGTCGCTGCTCTGGACGCACCTGTTCTGGTTCTTCGGCCACCCCGAGGTGTACATCGTCTTCTTCCCCGCGCTGGGCGTGATGGCCGAGACGTTCCAGACGTTCACGGGTCGCCGAATCGTCGGGCGGAAGTGGTTCATCGCGGCGATGATTCTCGTCGCGCTCCAGAGCTTCGTCGTCTGGATGCACCACATGTTTCTCACCTCCATCAACCTCCAGATCAAGACGCTGTTCATGGTGACGACCATCGGCATCTCGCTCCCGTTCGACCTGATGGTGTTCGCGCTCATCTACACGATGATAAAGGGCCGAATCCGGTTCACGACGCCGTTTCTCTTCAACTTCGGGGCGCTCTTGCTTTTCATCATCGGCGGCATCACCGGCGTCTTCCTCGGTGCGGTCGTCCTCGACTACGAGTTCCGCGGCACCTACTGGGTCGTCGCGCACTTCCACTACGTGATGGTCGGCGGTATCACCGCGCTCGTGGGCGGCCTCTACTACTGGTTCCCGAAGATGACGGGCCGGATGTACGACGAGTTCCTGGGGAAACTCCACTTCGGCCTCTACTTCGTCGGCTTCAATCTGCTCTACTTCCCCATGTTCGTCGCGTGGCAGACTCCCAGACGAGTGTTCGACTACGCGCCCGGCCTCGCCCCGTGGCACAAACTCGCCACAATCGGCGGGTTCGTCCTCGCGGCGTCGTTCGTCGTCATGTTCTACAACTTGACCAAGAGCGCGTTCGCGGGCGACTCCGCGGAGGACAACCCGTGGGCCTACTCGACGACCGCCGAGTGGACCGTCCCGTCGCCGCCGCCGCTGGAGAACTTCCCCGGCGTCCCAACCTACCGCGACGGAGCACTCTCGTTCCGGCGCGACGCGCCGGAGTTGGCCGCGGAGACCGACGGCGGCGGAACAGCCGCAGCCGTCGACGCCGCCGTCGAAGACGGTGGCACGGCGGTGGGGTCGCCGGCGACGTCGACCCCACCGGCGGCGTCGTACAGCGAACACGGCGCGCACGACGGACACGCCAGCCACGCGAGCATCTGGCCGCTGGCGCTGAGCGCCGGGATGTTCGTGCTCTTTTTCGGCCTCTCAGGCCTCCGGGGCGGGTCGTTCGGCGACGGTACGATGGCGACCGTCTATCTCTCCGCCGCGGCGGTCGGCGGCGCGGCCACGTTCGGGTCGCTGCTGTTCTGGGCGCTCGAACCGTTCGACGCGCCGGCAGGCGGGTTCGGCGAGGCGTGGCCGTTCGCCGGTATCGAGAACGGCAAAGTCGGGATGTGGGTGTTTCTCGCCTCCGACGTGGTGCTGTTCGGCGGCGTCGTCGGCGCGTACGTCTTCACGCGCGTCGCCTTCGGCTGGACCGGGTGGGAACCGGTTCCGACCGACCCCATCCCCGGCCTGCTGAACACCTACATCCTGTTGACGAGCAGTTTCACGGTCGTGCTCGCGCTCGTCGCCGCCGAGAAACGGAGTCGTGGGGGCGTCGTCGCGTGTCTCGTCGCCACCTTCCTCCTCGGCGTCGGCTTCCTCGTCAACAAGGGAATCGAGTGGCAACACCTGTTCCACGAGGGGTTGTGGCTCTCGACGAACGTGCGGTCGTCGACGTTCTTCCTCACGACCGGACTCCACGCGGCGCACGTCGTCGTGGGGCTGCTAATCACGCTGTTCCTCGTCGCTCGCGCGTGGCGAGGGGCGTACCTCGACGACAGCCGGACGGTCGAGTACTTTGGCCTCTACTGGCACTTCGTCGACATCGTCTGGCTGTTCCTCTTCCCGCTGTTCTACATCCTGTGA
- the coxB gene encoding cytochrome c oxidase subunit II → MYTGLWPVLSALVLQSELIPRGTRTFVFQRIFLVFLILGTLVGVVVIAYMLYTAYVYRDGEGRSDDGFDPPKLGELPVGGGGGRKLVTSFTLSVVIVISLISWTYGTLLFVEEGPSAEESLEVQVEGYQFGWEFTYENGHTTDGVLRVPAGEPVRLRATSADVFHNFGVPELKVKTDAIPGQRTDTWFVANETGNYTAQCYELCGSGHSYMTAEIVVMEPDEYRAWYANTSNSSSSS, encoded by the coding sequence ATGTACACGGGGTTGTGGCCCGTCCTCTCGGCGCTCGTTTTGCAGTCGGAGTTGATTCCACGCGGGACGCGAACGTTCGTGTTTCAGCGAATCTTTCTCGTCTTCTTGATTCTCGGCACGCTCGTCGGCGTCGTCGTCATCGCCTACATGCTTTACACCGCCTACGTGTACCGCGACGGTGAGGGCCGGTCCGACGACGGCTTCGACCCGCCGAAACTCGGTGAACTGCCGGTCGGCGGAGGCGGCGGACGGAAACTCGTCACGTCGTTCACGCTGAGCGTCGTCATCGTCATCTCGCTCATCTCGTGGACGTACGGAACGCTGCTGTTCGTCGAGGAGGGCCCCTCGGCCGAGGAGTCGCTGGAGGTTCAGGTCGAAGGCTACCAGTTCGGGTGGGAGTTCACGTACGAGAACGGTCACACGACCGACGGGGTCCTCCGCGTTCCGGCGGGTGAACCGGTCCGCTTGCGCGCCACGTCCGCGGACGTGTTCCACAACTTCGGCGTCCCGGAGCTAAAGGTGAAGACCGACGCGATACCCGGCCAACGGACGGATACGTGGTTCGTCGCGAACGAGACTGGGAACTACACGGCCCAGTGCTACGAACTCTGCGGTTCGGGTCACTCGTACATGACGGCAGAAATCGTCGTCATGGAACCCGACGAGTACCGGGCGTGGTACGCCAACACCAGTAACAGTTCGAGTTCATCATGA
- a CDS encoding DUF6789 family protein has product MATNGGVSESESTTVDEAVVGEAAIPITIRVVVVAMAGGLLGTVLMLPVLVGVPAVFGLFETEPVTRFAGLAGFFGVEPTLTLGIVLFGLGGTVVLPLVFLVVGAFLPPERPRAVRGASLATIFWFGFVPAFWPSGGAVTVVLYLLFSLLAHWVYGVTLGSVLDRTIGIPQHDV; this is encoded by the coding sequence ATGGCGACGAACGGAGGCGTAAGCGAGTCAGAGAGCACGACCGTCGACGAGGCGGTCGTCGGTGAGGCAGCGATTCCAATTACGATTCGCGTTGTCGTCGTCGCGATGGCCGGCGGACTGCTCGGGACGGTGTTGATGTTACCGGTACTCGTCGGTGTCCCGGCGGTGTTCGGCCTCTTCGAGACCGAACCCGTGACGCGGTTCGCCGGTCTCGCCGGATTCTTCGGCGTCGAACCGACGCTGACGCTCGGTATCGTCCTGTTCGGTCTCGGGGGGACCGTCGTGCTACCGCTCGTGTTTCTCGTCGTCGGGGCGTTTCTGCCACCAGAGCGCCCGAGGGCAGTCCGCGGCGCGTCCTTGGCGACGATATTCTGGTTCGGGTTCGTCCCGGCGTTTTGGCCCTCCGGGGGAGCCGTGACCGTCGTCCTCTACCTCCTCTTCTCGCTTCTTGCGCACTGGGTTTACGGCGTGACGCTCGGTTCGGTGCTCGACCGGACCATCGGTATTCCACAGCACGACGTCTGA
- a CDS encoding NUDIX hydrolase — translation MTEEPLRATVSLRGVLFGPDSEVLVVRRASDGGWELPGGRLGAGEPVVRGLRREVEEETSLNPDVEEPVHTFAWLNDAGRGRFAVYYYCTIDGKSVSLSAEHTDYDWVAVETAKERLSETQTEAVVCAWEIHEQ, via the coding sequence ATGACCGAAGAACCACTGCGGGCGACGGTGAGCCTGCGCGGCGTGTTGTTCGGCCCCGACAGCGAGGTGCTCGTGGTCCGCCGAGCGAGCGACGGCGGGTGGGAACTCCCCGGTGGTCGCCTCGGCGCGGGTGAGCCGGTCGTTCGCGGGTTGCGACGAGAGGTCGAGGAGGAGACCAGTCTGAACCCCGACGTCGAGGAGCCCGTCCACACGTTCGCGTGGCTCAACGACGCGGGGCGCGGCCGCTTCGCCGTCTACTACTACTGTACCATCGACGGCAAGTCGGTGTCCTTGAGCGCCGAACACACCGACTACGACTGGGTGGCCGTAGAGACGGCCAAAGAGCGACTGAGCGAGACGCAGACCGAGGCGGTCGTCTGCGCGTGGGAGATCCACGAGCAGTAA
- a CDS encoding cytochrome C oxidase subunit IV family protein, whose protein sequence is MVSTKLYTAIYVVLFVSATIQVLVEFAGLAYWTAFGVILALSAMKAVLVAAYFQHLRFEPRSLTYLVATGLLAALALTLAASYSIL, encoded by the coding sequence ATGGTATCCACAAAACTGTACACGGCGATTTACGTGGTGTTGTTCGTCTCGGCGACGATCCAGGTACTCGTGGAGTTCGCGGGGTTGGCGTACTGGACCGCCTTCGGCGTCATCCTGGCGCTCTCGGCGATGAAGGCCGTCCTCGTCGCGGCGTACTTCCAGCATCTACGGTTCGAACCGCGCTCGCTCACCTACCTCGTCGCCACCGGGTTGCTCGCGGCGCTCGCTTTGACGCTGGCGGCGTCGTACTCGATTCTCTGA
- the mutL gene encoding DNA mismatch repair endonuclease MutL codes for MGSDTDADEAQIRALDDATIRQIAAGEVVERPASVVKELVENSLDADASRVSVAVDNGGRDGIRVRDDGEGMTEPNLERAVEKHTTSKIRDISDLDAGVGTLGFRGEALHTIGAVSRLTVRSKPREGGTDGAPSGAGAELTVEGGETGETRPAGCPAGTTVEVADLFFNTPARKKFLKTDPTEFDHVNTVVTQYALANPDVAVSLEHNGREVFATEGNGDLSSAVLAVYGREVAEAMVRVEYDAGGPGPVESVSGVVSHPETTRAGREYLSTFVNDRYVTAATLREAVLDAYGGQLAPDRYPFAVLFVDVEPDAVDVNVHPRKMEVRFDDESSAKRAVTDAVEDALLDHGLIRSSAPRGLSAPDEAEVRPGERDEAEVVGGAGTTHESASDVAGRTSRVDRRATRVGDEEASVAPETNERANPSDSGSSRPPRNADSSSEDGASETATTNARSARPSRAEQETSASEADSDTAETPSDAVRPIVVDSTPETARNAEREQSSFASTGSETEASAENDADRRLSGVTAPTTQRTLTGDDATPETVFESLPRMRVLGQLHETYVVAETPAGLVLIDQHAADERVNYERLQNELAGDTPTQALADPVELELTAREAALFEEYADALAQVGFHAGRSGERRVEVRTVPAVFDATLEPELLRDVVSAFVAEEDDGGERTVDAVADSLLADLACYPSITGNTSLTEGSVVELLEALDACDNPYACPHGRPVVIAFDRDDIEARFERDYPGHAGRRAEE; via the coding sequence GTGGGCAGCGACACAGACGCGGACGAAGCCCAGATTCGCGCGCTCGACGACGCGACGATTCGGCAAATCGCGGCGGGCGAAGTGGTCGAACGCCCGGCCTCCGTAGTGAAGGAACTCGTCGAGAACAGCCTCGACGCCGACGCCTCGCGCGTCTCCGTCGCCGTCGACAACGGCGGGAGAGACGGTATCCGCGTCCGCGACGACGGCGAGGGGATGACCGAACCGAACCTCGAACGCGCCGTCGAGAAACACACGACGAGCAAGATACGCGACATCTCTGACCTCGACGCCGGCGTCGGGACGCTCGGCTTCCGGGGCGAGGCGCTGCACACGATCGGCGCGGTGTCGCGGCTCACCGTCCGGTCGAAACCGCGCGAGGGCGGTACTGACGGCGCTCCGAGCGGCGCTGGAGCCGAACTCACCGTCGAGGGCGGCGAGACGGGCGAGACGCGGCCCGCAGGTTGTCCGGCCGGGACGACCGTCGAAGTCGCCGACCTCTTCTTCAACACGCCCGCCCGCAAGAAGTTCCTCAAGACCGACCCCACCGAGTTCGACCACGTCAACACCGTCGTCACGCAGTACGCGCTCGCGAACCCCGACGTCGCAGTCTCGCTCGAACACAACGGGAGGGAGGTGTTCGCCACCGAGGGCAACGGCGACCTATCCTCCGCAGTACTGGCCGTCTACGGCCGCGAGGTGGCCGAGGCGATGGTCCGCGTCGAGTACGACGCCGGGGGACCCGGCCCCGTCGAGTCGGTGTCGGGCGTCGTCAGCCACCCCGAGACGACCCGCGCCGGGCGCGAGTACCTCTCGACGTTCGTCAACGACCGCTACGTCACCGCCGCGACGCTCCGTGAAGCCGTACTCGACGCCTACGGCGGCCAACTCGCTCCCGACCGCTACCCCTTCGCCGTCCTGTTCGTCGACGTCGAACCCGACGCCGTCGACGTGAACGTTCATCCGAGGAAGATGGAGGTCCGGTTCGACGACGAGTCGAGCGCCAAGCGCGCCGTCACCGACGCCGTCGAGGACGCGCTGTTGGACCACGGCCTGATTCGGTCGTCCGCGCCGCGCGGCCTCTCCGCGCCCGACGAGGCGGAAGTTCGGCCCGGTGAGAGAGACGAAGCGGAGGTCGTCGGCGGCGCGGGGACGACCCACGAATCGGCGAGTGACGTCGCCGGACGGACGAGTCGCGTCGATAGGCGAGCGACGCGGGTTGGCGACGAGGAAGCGAGTGTGGCCCCCGAAACGAACGAGCGCGCGAATCCGTCCGACAGCGGGTCGTCGCGGCCGCCTCGAAACGCCGACTCGTCGTCCGAGGACGGAGCCTCGGAGACGGCGACGACGAACGCCCGCTCGGCACGGCCGTCACGGGCCGAGCAGGAGACGAGCGCGTCCGAGGCGGACAGCGACACGGCGGAGACACCGTCCGACGCGGTGCGACCGATCGTCGTCGATTCGACGCCCGAGACCGCCCGAAACGCCGAACGCGAACAGTCGTCGTTCGCGTCGACCGGTTCGGAGACGGAAGCGAGCGCCGAGAACGACGCAGACCGGCGACTGTCGGGCGTCACCGCGCCGACGACGCAGCGGACGCTCACCGGCGACGACGCGACGCCGGAGACGGTGTTCGAGAGTCTGCCGCGGATGCGCGTCCTCGGCCAGTTGCACGAGACGTACGTCGTCGCGGAGACGCCTGCCGGTCTGGTGCTCATCGACCAGCACGCCGCCGACGAGCGCGTCAACTACGAGCGCCTGCAGAACGAACTCGCCGGCGACACGCCGACACAGGCGCTCGCGGACCCCGTCGAGTTGGAGTTGACCGCGCGTGAGGCAGCGCTGTTCGAGGAGTACGCCGACGCGCTGGCGCAGGTCGGCTTCCACGCCGGACGTAGCGGCGAGCGTCGCGTCGAAGTCCGGACGGTTCCCGCCGTCTTCGACGCGACACTCGAACCGGAGTTGCTCCGCGACGTGGTGAGCGCGTTCGTCGCCGAAGAAGACGACGGCGGCGAGCGGACCGTCGACGCCGTCGCCGACTCGCTGCTGGCGGATTTGGCGTGCTACCCCTCGATTACGGGCAACACGTCGCTGACCGAGGGGTCGGTCGTCGAACTGCTGGAGGCGCTGGACGCCTGCGACAACCCGTACGCTTGCCCGCACGGTCGACCCGTCGTCATCGCGTTCGACCGCGACGACATCGAAGCCCGATTCGAGCGCGATTACCCGGGGCACGCCGGGCGGCGCGCCGAGGAGTAG